A genomic window from Flavobacterium azooxidireducens includes:
- a CDS encoding F0F1 ATP synthase subunit epsilon encodes MILEIVSPEATLFQGEITSITLPGVDGSFQILNNHAPIVSILNQGTIKIVAPSFKISKDVAGKFTKLNEQTYTLEINSGTIEMKDNKVIVLAD; translated from the coding sequence ATGATTTTAGAAATAGTATCCCCGGAAGCCACTTTGTTTCAAGGCGAAATCACCTCAATCACCCTACCAGGCGTTGACGGTTCGTTTCAAATTCTAAATAATCACGCACCCATCGTTTCTATTTTAAACCAAGGAACTATCAAAATTGTAGCTCCAAGTTTCAAAATTAGTAAAGACGTAGCCGGAAAGTTTACCAAACTAAACGAACAAACCTACACGTTAGAAATCAATTCGGGAACAATCGAAATGAAAGACAACAAAGTAATCGTTTTAGCCGACTAA